A portion of the Homo sapiens chromosome 16, GRCh38.p14 Primary Assembly genome contains these proteins:
- the SNAI3 gene encoding zinc finger protein SNAI3 has product MPRSFLVKTHSSHRVPNYRRLETQREINGACSACGGLVVPLLPRDKEAPSVPGDLPQPWDRSSAVACISLPLLPRIEEALGASGLDALEVSEVDPRASRAAIVPLKDSLNHLNLPPLLVLPTRWSPTLGPDRHGAPEKLLGAERMPRAPGGFECFHCHKPYHTLAGLARHRQLHCHLQVGRVFTCKYCDKEYTSLGALKMHIRTHTLPCTCKICGKAFSRPWLLQGHVRTHTGEKPYACSHCSRAFADRSNLRAHLQTHSDAKKYRCRRCTKTFSRMSLLARHEESGCCPGP; this is encoded by the exons TCCCCAACTACCGGCGGCTGGAGACGCAGAGAG AAATCAATGGTGCCTGCTCTGCCTGTGGGGGGCTGGTGGTGCCCCTCCTCCCCCGAGACAAGGAGGCCCCTTCTGTGCCCGGTGACCTTCCCCAGCCCTGGGACCGCTCCTCGGCCGTCGCCTGCAtctccctgcccctcctgccACGGATCGAGGAAGCTCTGGGGGCCTCTGGGCTGGACGCCTTGGAAGTCAGCGAGGTCGACCCTCGGGCCAGCCGGGCCGCCATTGTACCCCTCAAAGACAGCCTGAACCACCTCAACCTGCCCCCACTGCTGGTGCTGCCCACACGGTGGTCCCCGACCTTGGGCCCAGACCGGCACGGGGCTCCGGAAAAACTGCTTGGGGCTGAGCGGATGCCCCGAGCCCCGGGCGGCTTTGAGTGCTTCCACTGCCACAAACCCTACCACACGCTGGCCGGGCTGGCCAGGCACCGGCAGCTGCACTGCCACCTGCAGGTGGGGCGTGTCTTCACCTGCAAGTACTGCGACAAGGagtacaccagcctgggtgccCTCAAGATGCACATCCGCACTCACACGCTGCCCTGCACCTGCAAGATCTGTGGCAAGGCCTTCTCCAGGCCCTGGTTACTGCAGGGCCATGTCCGCACCCACACAG GGGAGAAGCCCTATGCCTGCTCGCACTGCAGCAGGGCCTTTGCCGACCGCTCCAACCTTCGGGCCCATCTGCAAACGCACTCAGACGCCAAGAAGTACCGGTGCCGGCGCTGCACCAAGACCTTCTCCCGCATGTCCCTCCTGGCGCGGCATGAGGAGTCTGGCTGCTGCCCGGGCCCCTGA